The DNA sequence ATCGAAGGCGACAATCTCATCCCGGTGCTCGGCGAGCCATCGGACCACAAGCTCGATGTCGAGGTCAGGTCCTTCCGGGACGGTCGGCCCATCCGGCGCCGAAAAATACCAGTCATCCAGAATTCGAGCGATCCGCTTGAGGCCCCCTCCGCGAGGACCGATGGCGACGCGATCGAGCAGCCTACCGCGACGGATCAGAAAGCCACGGAGGACCCACGGGGCAGCGGCCGGCTCGAGGATCAAGATCGAGCGAAGCTTGTCGTGGCGCTCCGAGCGACCGCCATGGACGACCCGTTGCACGTTGTGACTGGGTTGGCGTGTTCGAATCAGTTCGGCCTCGCGCAGAACGGCTTCCAGATCAGAGCCGGTGGCCTCGTATTCGATGCGATGGATCCCGTTGATCAGTTCCTGCACCCGCTTGGGGCGCGAGCGACCCTCGTCGCGGAAGTACGAGCCGACCCGACTGTGCAGGTTCTTCGACTTGCCGACATAGAGCAGTTTTCCGGATTCGTCGTAGAACCGGTAGGTCCCGGGTGTACTGGGGACTCGACGCAGGAACTCACGGTCGAAGGCGAAGCGGGACCAGTCAAGCGGTGGTGCACCGCCGTTTGCGGCGACCTGAAGCTCGTACAACGATTCGTCCGGGCGTCGCAACGCCTGCAGACAGGAATCGAGCGTGTCGGTCATCTCGAGCGGCTCGGAGGTCTCGTGCCAGGCGAGCCCGAGTCGCTCGACGAGAGACTCGAGGTCATGGATGGCGGGGAGTCCGATCCGTTCCTGCGCCATACGCCTCAGAGAGATCGGCGATGCGATCGGCTCGCCCAGCCAGGTATCGAGGGCCGAGAGTGCGCCGGGCGAGTCGTGAACGATGGGAACCGCACCCTCCAGTAAATCCAGAGCCGCGCGTCGCAAACGATTTCCGTAAGGACCGGCGACCGTATCGCCTCCGCACGCACCCACCACATCGTCACCACACAATCGAAGGGCGGAGACGCTGCGCAAGAGAAAGGGCGTGCCATCCGGTTGTCGCGGTGTGCCGTGAATGAAGATAAGCACGCGATCGGGTTCCATGTCGTCCACGTCACTGCTCGCAGGGGCCGCAGGGGTGCCCGCTCGACGTGCGTCTCCCGCGAATCGCCAGCCGGACTCGTCGTGGATAAGTCGCGAGTCCTTGCCGAAAGCGGTCTTGAGGAGTTCTCGGGCGCTGTCCTCGTCCGGCGCGCGGGTTGCCAACAACTCCTCGGCGAGCTGCAGACTGGTCAGCGGCCCGGGGGCCTGCTGCAACAGCCGTATGGCACGTTCCGCGACGAACGACAGGGGCTGGTTCTGGGGGTTGGACACGTGAGACCTTCTCCGCAGGGCGATGACGACGATTGTCGCACCGATCCATTAACCCGTCAAAGCGTTAAGAAAAAGGGACTTAGGCGTCGTTATCCGGTAGGGGCGGATGGTCGAGACTGCTGGCCTCCAGATACCCCGTGCCGTGCAGCGAAGCGAAGGTCGCGCACTCGCGGATCTTTCTCAGGAGGACCGAGCAGATCTTCCCGACCCCGTGTCGAGTGGCGGCCTGGATGATCCGGGCGCCCTGTTCGGCGAGGAAGGTCAGAAGCTCGGGGATATCGTTCGCAGGGACGTACCCACCCAACTGCCGCTCCGTCGTCAGGTCGCTGCTCAGACGCTCGAGTAGCGCTGGAAACGGTTCCGCGAAATGGGCAAACAACGGGCGCGCGCTGACCAGGCACGGTGGAGGCTCGATGCCCGTGGCCTCGCAAAGACCCGCGAGCCCATCGACGTCGTGGGCCACCCAGAACGGCACGGCCTCCGCGTGAGCTTCCACGCATCGCCACGGCAGCTCTTCCGCCAGGACTTCCCGGGCGGGGCGTGTTGAGCCGACGTTGCCCCAATCTCCGTCCTGTCTGGCGGCCGCGGCCAACTCGAAGATCTCTTTCAGGCGCTGCAGCAACTCGGCATGGACGGTGGCGGCGGCCGGTGGCGACCCCATCATCTCGGCCTCGATCTCGCGGCCCAGGGTTCGATCCAATCGGAGGAGCTGTTCAAGCACCAGCCCGTCGATCGCATTGACATCTTTGGCAGCCAGGTACTCGTCGCAGAAACGTCCGACACGATCCGCAGACCCTTCGGTGATGAAGAACGGGCGGCCGTGGAGATGGAGGTCGGGTTCGATCTGCTCCGAGAGGGTCTTCACGACGGCAGCAGGTTTGTATTCCAATCGCTCGACGCGGGCGCGAAGCCGAAACCAAACGCTCCCTTCTGTGGGTAGTTCCGGAGGTTCGACCTCTTCCAGGAGCATCTGGATCGTCGCCCGGTAACCGCTGGACCGCCAATCGGCGACGCGCTTCCGAAAGCAGATGTCGAGGTAGTCTTCGGGATTGACCTTCTTGCCCTCGATCAGCGGATCCAGTAACACCCCGAACAGGCCGACGTCGAACGGATGGAACGAGACAGCGCCACGCATCGACTAGGACTCTCCCTTCTTGTTCCTGAGAGCTTCAATCTGGCGGGCCACGTTCAGGATGACCTCGGAGAGTGTGGGGTGATACCACGGCATCGTAAGAATCGAGGCTGCGGTCCCACGATGGTGCATCAGGAGAGAGACAAGATGGATCAGATCATCGGCCCGGGGACCCAGGATCGAGCCACCGAGGATCTCACCGCTGTCGTTGTCGGCAAAGATCTTGAAGAACCCGTGCTCTACGCCCATGGTGATGGCACGTCCGGTCTCGGGAAAGCGGGCCTTTCCGGTGACAAACGCCACGCCATCACGCTCCAGATCGGCCTCCATGCGACCGACCTGCGCGAACGGCGGGTCAGAAAAGATGACGCTCATGGCCAGCCGGTAGTCCATCGCTTGGCTCGGTTCGGCGCCGGCGGCGTTGTGACCGGCCGTCGCGCCTTCGTCGTTGGCCAGATGGAGGATCTGGAGTTCTCCGGTGACGTCACCGGCAACGTAGATTCGCGGGTTGTCCGTTTGCATCGTCGCGTCGTGTCGGATGCGGCCATCTTTCACGACGACGCCGACCTCGTCGAGTCCGAGGCCGTCGATCATCGGGCGACGACCCGCTGCCATGACGAGCGCGTCGGCCGTCCACTCCATCGAGCCGTCATCCGTCGAGACCTGGGCGATGAGACCGTCGCCCTCACGACGCAGGCGTTCGATCGTCCCCGGAATTGCGAAGTGTAGTTCGTCCAACTTGCCAAGGGCCGCGCGCAATTCCCGGCCCGCTTCCAGGTCGTAGCGTCGTAGCAATGGAGATCGATTCACCACCAGCACGCGTGTGCCGATCTCCGCGAAGAACTGTGCCAGCTCCAGACCGATGGCACCGGCGCCGAAGACAACCAGAGACTCGGGCTGACGCGTGAGTTCCATGACGTCGTCGCTG is a window from the Acidobacteriota bacterium genome containing:
- a CDS encoding nucleotide excision repair endonuclease, coding for MSNPQNQPLSFVAERAIRLLQQAPGPLTSLQLAEELLATRAPDEDSARELLKTAFGKDSRLIHDESGWRFAGDARRAGTPAAPASSDVDDMEPDRVLIFIHGTPRQPDGTPFLLRSVSALRLCGDDVVGACGGDTVAGPYGNRLRRAALDLLEGAVPIVHDSPGALSALDTWLGEPIASPISLRRMAQERIGLPAIHDLESLVERLGLAWHETSEPLEMTDTLDSCLQALRRPDESLYELQVAANGGAPPLDWSRFAFDREFLRRVPSTPGTYRFYDESGKLLYVGKSKNLHSRVGSYFRDEGRSRPKRVQELINGIHRIEYEATGSDLEAVLREAELIRTRQPSHNVQRVVHGGRSERHDKLRSILILEPAAAPWVLRGFLIRRGRLLDRVAIGPRGGGLKRIARILDDWYFSAPDGPTVPEGPDLDIELVVRWLAEHRDEIVAFDPRDLGSTEEVIERLNWFLANGTNDPDGSPIHTR
- a CDS encoding FAD-dependent oxidoreductase; its protein translation is MDRYDVIVLGGGSAGTAAAAAARRAGAHTAMVNRDELGGLCILRGCMPTKAMLASSHAARLGDGIESLGAHLEGRVTVDFPKLMRRKQQLVERFKRAKIESIESNDYDVIFGHGRFLTDGTLDVDGRILAAERYVLATGSEPTVVPLPGIDEVPVWTSDDVMELTRQPESLVVFGAGAIGLELAQFFAEIGTRVLVVNRSPLLRRYDLEAGRELRAALGKLDELHFAIPGTIERLRREGDGLIAQVSTDDGSMEWTADALVMAAGRRPMIDGLGLDEVGVVVKDGRIRHDATMQTDNPRIYVAGDVTGELQILHLANDEGATAGHNAAGAEPSQAMDYRLAMSVIFSDPPFAQVGRMEADLERDGVAFVTGKARFPETGRAITMGVEHGFFKIFADNDSGEILGGSILGPRADDLIHLVSLLMHHRGTAASILTMPWYHPTLSEVILNVARQIEALRNKKGES